The Meiothermus sp. CFH 77666 genomic interval TAAACGCTACCAACCCCGTTCCCCGGCCATGGCTGCCCATCTCACTGACCGCATTTGGTCTATCTCTGACATCCTTCGCCATCAGGTCTTTCCATCCAGCCACCGGTGATAATCTCAAATGACTACCCTGATTCCAGGTGCACCCAAAAACGAAAATCCGAGGGTCGGTTTCCTCGGATTTTTACCGTCCTGGACTTGGTGGAGCCGAGGGGATTCGAACCCCCGACCTCTTGAGTGCGATTCAAGCGCGCTCCCAGCTGCGCCACGGCCCCAAGCGTTTGATAGTGTAGCCGGGAGCGCTTCTGGTGTCTAGCCTTCCTTTACCCGCACCTCAACCCGGCCCCGGCGGTCACGCACTTCCAGCTTGGTCTTGGCCCGGCCCCGGCGGTACTCCGACTTGTAGCGGCCATCGCTAGCCTGGAACTTAACCCTAGTCCAACCCCGAGCTACCAGGTCGCGGTGATGATAGGTATACACCTCGGCTACCCGGCTGCTGCGGTACACCACCAGGATCCCCTGGGGTTCGGGAACCCGCTCCACCACCACAATGCCCGGCACCAGGGCAATCCGCACATCCGCGCTGATGACCAGGGTGGGCGGGGGTGGGGCCTCGAGGGTCACGCGTATCTGGGCAAAGGCCACCGAACCTAACGCAAGCAAGGCCACAAACCACTTCATAGGCTCTACATTAGCCCCTGGATGTCCAGGCTCGCATGTGAGGGATGTTAAAGGGCCTTTCACCTTCGACCAGAACCCCGCTGGGCGGGCTGCTAGAATGAAGCCCAATGAACGACGTCTGGGAGATGTTGAGCGAGCCCTTCCCGCCAGAGGAACTGGCGTGGCGCGTGGAGGCTCTATCCAAAGACAAAAGACGGGCCCTGGTAGCGCCATATCTGGACGCCCGGGCAGTGCTGGATCGGCTGGATGAGGTGGTCGGTATCCACGGCTGGCAGGACACCTACGAGGTGCTCCACACCCCGACCAATGCAGCAGGCCATTATGCGGTGAAGTGCAGGCTTACCGTGATGGATATTTCCAAGGAAGACGTGGGGGAGGGCGATAGTTTCAAGGCAGCTTTTGCCGATGCGCTCCTGCGAACCGCGATGAAATTTGGCCTGGGTAGGCACCTGTACCACCTCGAGAAGCAGTGGGTTGACCACAACCCCGAGACCGGGCTGTTTCATCCACCTCATACACCGGAAGTCGCCTCTCACAAAAGAACGCCATCAGAAGCCCCCTCTCGCCCGGAAAGCACTCCTACCCCCCTTGAGGCCAAACCCGAACCCCAGGAACTGATTGACCGCTTGATTGAACGCCTGAAGGAGGAAGGTTTGGGCAAGCAAGCTGCCCAGATTGTGATGAAATATGGAGGGTATGGTAAACATCCGGACGAAACCCGTAAACTCTACGGCGAGCTACGCGCTTTGCTAAAAGGGCAGGCTTCGTAAGCAGAGGATACCCGTGATTAAGGTTATCGCCATTGGAGACCTCCACGCCGACTTTCCCAGGCTGTGGCGGGCCTTGAAGAACTCGTACGCGGTGGGCGAGGACTGGCTGCCTTCCGACCCCCTCAGACGCGGCACCTACCGGGTGGTGCTGATGGGCGACCTGGTGCACCCCAAGCTGCTGGCCGACTACCGCCGACTGACCGGCCTCGAGGACTACGACCCCAACAACCCCGACCACCTGCGCATGGCGGCCAGGGCGCAAATCCGCGAGCTGATGCGCATCAAACGCTTCCAGGAGGCCGCCCCCAAGCACATCACCATCCTGATGGGCAACCACGACCACGCCGCCATCACCGGCGAGATGGTTCTGGGGAATGCCCATCTCGAGCACAAGGAGTTTCACCCCGAGCTAGGAGGGGTGGAGTTTCCCGAGGACTTGAAAAACTGGTTTCAAACCTTCCCGGCCCAGGTCAATCTGTACGGGGTGAATTTTGCCCATGTGGGGCCAGTACCGTGGCTGCAAACCTACGATGAAATGTTCTACAACGGACGCGAAGCCAAAGAGTGGTGGCTTCACAACGCCGATTACGTCGAGCGCATGGGATACCGCTTTGGCGTGTACGGGCACACCGTGATGAAAAACGGCATCCTGGTTAAGGACAAGCTGGCCCTGATTGACGCCCTGGATAAGGATCAGTACCTGGAACTGATTCTCGATGAGGACAAGCTGGACTGGGAAATAGTGGAAATCCCGCCGGTGGGCGCAACTTTTCAATAATGGGACTGCAAAGAAAAGCCTGCTAACAACGGGAAAACGCTTGGGTCTTCCCAACAACCATGAACCTCACCTCGCCTAAAGTTGTCCGGGAACTGCTGGAGCGCTATGGCCTGCGGGCGGATAAGCGTTTTGGGCAGAATTTTCTGGTGGAGAAGGGCTACCTGGACAAAATAGTTCAAACCGTTGGCTTTACACCGGGCGAAACCGTGTACGAGGTGGGGCCTGGGCTGGGAACCCTGACCCGGGCGCTGGCCGAGGCGGGTGCGAGGGTTATTAGCCTCGAGATGGATCGTCGGCTCGAGGCCGCCTACACCGAGACCCTGGCCGGGCTGACGGCGCAAATCGTCTGGGGAGATGCGCTGGCTTTTGACTGGGCCAGTGTCCCCCCCCAGAGCCTTTTTGCGGGCAACCTGCCCTATAACATTGCCACCCCCCTCATCACCCTGTTGCTGCGCTCAGGCCGGTTCCGCCGCATGGTGGTGCTGGTGCAAAAGGAGGTGGCACTGCGCATGACCGCCCAACCAGGTACACCTGAATATGGGCTCCTGAGCTTGCGGGTGCAGTACCACGCGCAGGCCCGGCGCATCGTGGACTTGCCCCCCGGCGCCTTTTTCCCCCCGCCCAGGGTCACGAGTTCGGTGGTTTGCCTGAACCCCAATACCAACCCCGACCACCCCGCGCTCTTTCGCCTGATCGAAGCGGCGTTTGCCCAAAGGCGCAAAACCCTGCTCAATGCGCTCAAGGCCGCAGGTTACGACCCCGGCAAGGTTTCTCAGGCGCTATGGGCCCTTAATCTTCCCCCCCAGGTACGGGGTGAGGCCCTGAGCTTGCAGCAATTTGAACAATTTCTCGATAGAATCAGCTAGATTGAGACCTTGTTAGGGATTTCTCATACGCTTGCGATAACCTACTACTCATCTTGCTGGTTATACCGCTAGGATATAAGAAACCCTGCAGCGGTTCACACAGGCTGGGAGGCCGGGATGCGGTTTTTTGTCGTAGGGGACGTATCGGTTGACTTAATCTATTTTCTCGAGCGAATCCCGGAGCCAGGCGAGGAGGTTCCGGCTCAACGAGCCCTGATGAAGCCTGGGGGAGCGGGGGGCACCCTGGCCGCCCATCTGGCCAGTCTGGGCAACAAGGTCTATCTTGCCAGTCGGGTAGGCAACGACCCATTCCGCAGTGTGGCCCTTTCTCAACTCGAGAAAGCGGGCGTTGACCTCAAATATCTACAGGTGGATTCCGAACAAACCACCTCTTCCATCCTGATTTTGCTGATACCAGGGGGCGAACGCTCCATGATTTCGGCGGGGGGCGCCAGCCGCTACCTAGATGTGGCCGAGTTCAAGGCCAAAATGCTTGACCAAATAGACGCGGTGGTGTTCTCGGCCTATGCCTTCGTGGGCGGCCCTCAGCGACAGTACGCCATCAACGCTCTGGATGCCGCGCGCAAACGCGACCTACCCATTTTCGCCGACCTCGGCACCGGCGCGGTGCGGGCCGCAGGCAAGGAACTTTTGGACATTCTGCGGGGCGTCCCCTACCTGCTGATGAACCAGGTGGAGCTGCTGGCCCTGACCGGCGCCACTTCGATTAGCGAGGGGGTCAACGAACTCAAGGGCTGGGGCCTCGAGACCGTCATCGTCAAGGTTGGCGCGCTGGGCTCCATCGTGATTACCCCAACCCGGCAAGAACTGGTAGAGCCCTACCCCTTAGAAGAGGTGGTAGACACCACCGGCTCGGGAGATGCCTTTACCGCCACCTTCGCCCATGCCATTCTGCAAGGCAAAGACCCCTTTATGGCCGCCCGTTTGGGCAACCTGGCAGGCTCCCTGGCAGCCACCGCCATTGGGGGGCAGGGTCGCTTGATTACCGAGAAAGACCTTTTGCAGGCCAGGTAGTTGCACAAACGCCTCAGGCACGATGCGGGTTTTGTTTTTTTACCATTTTTAGTCAGCAATTTGCCCTTGCTTTTCGGAAAAAAAGACCCCTTTCTGGATCTCCTCGATAGGCCATAGCCGCCGGTGGAAGGGCTGGCATCGCTGGGATTGGATGGGTCACCTCTCTGAAGGTCAAAAATCACTAGTTCCAAATAAGGGCTTGACTACTGTAAGAGAGGGGTACGTGTAGATGAAACGCTTTCTTGGTGTCGTGCTGATGTTTTGGGTCGGCCATTCCTGGGCCCAGCCCTTGCCGGAAGTACCGGCTAGCGATGTGCAGGCTTTTGTAGCCCAGGCCCAGCGGGGCGGGCGGGTGGCAATGCGCGAGGGCGTTTATCGGCTAGACCGGCCCCTGATCCTCAACAACCCCGTTGAGCTAGTTGGCACAGGCAGCAAGAAGACCGTGCTGGCCTCCAAGGCCGAAGGGCAGTTGATACGCTTCAATAGCACGGGCAAATCCAGCGCAACCGGCATTGCTTTTGAACATCAGGGTACGGCCCAGGCTTATGTGATCTACATTCAAGCAGGCGACGTAACGCTAAACGACGTGGCGGTTAGTGGAGCCATGCGGGATGAAGCCAACCGTCAGGGCGGCTCGGGCATTATCGTGTGGAACAATGCCAAGCTGACCCTCAACAAGAGCGTGGTTTTCAAGAATCAGCTCGAGGGAGTCGCTGCACTAGCCCAGAGCCAGGTGGTGATTAACGACAGCGATATCTCGGAAAACCAGGGGAGCGGCCTCTCCCTTTACGACGATAGCACCGGTCAGGTTAACAACACTTTATTCGAGCTAAACCAGGCCAGCGGCCTCGAGGTTTTGCTACGGAGCAAACTAAGCCTCGAGAACAGCGATGTGCAGCAGAATGGTGAGTTTGGTCTGTTCGTGGCGGATACTGCCGTTGCCACGCTCAAAATGAACACCATCCAGCAAAACACCTACAGCGGTATTCTGGCTCGAGACCAGGCCCAGGTGAACCTGGAAAACAACGACATCCTGAGCAACAAGGAGTCGGGGGTGTTTTATGTGGGTTCAGCCACCGGCGCCGTCCGCAGCAATCTGGTTGAAAAGAACACCATCAACGGAATTGCCGTCAGCGAGAAAGCCCGTATCCAGGTGATCAACAACATGGTTCGCAGCAACGCGGAGTTTGGAATCTATGCAGAAAAAGAGGCCTTGCTTGTAGCTCAACAAAACACCATTGAATCCAGCGGTTACAGCGGCATCCTGGCACGGGATAGTGTGCAGGCCATCCTCGAGCGCAACCTTCTGCAAAGCAACGGCGAGTATGGGATTTTCTTTGTGGGCAACGCTGGGGGTCGGGTACAGGGCAACGAGTGCAAACAAAACAAACGCGTCGATCTTTATCTGGAAAAGACCAGCAAGCCCACGGTCGGAGAGAACGCCTGTAAAGTAGAGCGCCAGCCGTAAATCAGCACCTATCAGCAAAGTACCGCCGTATGGCCCCCAGCAAAGCCAGCCCCACCGCCCCGCTTTTTTCTGGGTGGAACTGTGGGGCTACTACGTTTGCCCTGGCATACAGGGCGGTAAAGCGGGTTCCGCTGTAGTCGGTGATGCCGATGCTTCCGTCTACGAGGGGGGCATAGTAGGAGTGCACAAAGTAGAAAAACCGGCCCGATAGTTGCGCAAAAGGGGGCTGGTACTCCACCGTATTCCAGCCCATTTGCGGCACCCTCGGGGCCTGAAAGCGGGCGAGTCGTCCCGGAACCAGGCCCAGCCCGGGCGTCGTTGGCGCTTCTTCGGAGCCTTCGAAGAGGATTTGCATACCCACGCAAATCCCCAGGAAAGGCTTTCCTGCTGCAATGTGCCGCCGCACCCCTTCTTCAAAGCCGGAAGCCTCAAATGAGCGCATCACCTGCCCAAAATGGCCCTGTCCAGGTAGCACCAGCAGGTCGTGCCGGTCGATCTGGGTCGGATCCGCCGAGATCGTGACCGTGTAGCCGGTGGCTTGCAGGGCTTTGGCTGCGCTGTGCAGGTTGCCGGAGCCATAGTCAATCAGGAGCGTTTTCATGGTACGGGTCAGAGTGGTTTCGCTCGAGCTTCTACAACACCTCTTTGGTGCTGGGCAGGTCGCTTCGGGTGAGGCGGGTGGCCTGGTACAGGGCCCGGGCCAGCGCTTTGAAGGTGGCCTCGAGCACGTGGTGGGCTTCCCGGCCCGCCAGCAGGCGCACGTGCAGGGTGAGCCCCGCATGATTGCACAACCCCCGCAGAAACTCGCGCAGGTGGTAGGCGTTGAGCCCTCCCGCACTGCCTTCGATGCCCAGCTCTTCAGGCACAAAGGCCAGGTGGCTGCGCCCAGAGAAATCCAGCACCACCTGCACCAGGGTCTCGTCCATCGGCACGCTGGCTTCGCCGTAGCGCTCGAGCCCCCTGGCATCCCCCACCGCTTGCCGGAGGGCCATCCCCAGCGCAATGCCCATGTCCTCCACCAGGTGATGCACGTCCACGGCCAGATCCCCTTTGGCCTCCACCACCAGCCCAAAACGCCCATGCCGCTGAAAGGCCAGCAGCATGTGATCCAAAAAACCCAGGCCGGTTGAAATGCTGCCCTGGGACGCTCCGTCGAGGTTCAGGCTCAGCTTGATCTGGGTTTCGGCCGTGTTGCGTTCGATGTTCGCACTACGCATGGGGCACCTCGACCAGGGAAAAAGCCACCTCCAGGAAGCGCTGGTTTTCCTGCGGCGTACCCACCGAGACCCGGATGCAACCTTCCAGGCCCAGATAATGGTCTTGCCGCCGCACCAGGATACCTTGCTCCAGCAGCGCATTGTAAGCGGTGGCAGCATCAGGGGTGCGGATCAGCAAGAAGTTGGTCTGGCTCGGGTAAACCTTCCAGGTGGGGTGTGGTTGCAGGGCTTGAAATAGGCGTTCCCGCTCACTCGTTAGGGTCTGCACAATTGCCTGCACATAGCCGGGCGACTCCAGAACCGTCAGGAGAACCTGAGCGGTGTGTGCAGGCAGACCAAAGGGGGGCACAAAGTTCTGCACAACGTTGCAAACCTCGGGCGAGGCCATCAGGTAGCCCGCCCGGATACCCCCCAGCCCCCAGGCTTTGGAGAAGGTACGCAGAAGGGCCACGTGGGGGTTGGCCCTAGCCAGCCAGGCGTAGTCGGTGCCGGAAAACTGGTGGTAGGCTTCGTCAATAACCAGTAGCCCGCCGGTTTGCGCGGCTGTATCGGCCAGGCGGCGGATATCGCTCTCGGCAAAAAGCTGCGCGGTAGGGGCGTGGGGGTTAGGCAGAAAGAGTACAGCAGGGGTTTCTTGAAGGGCCTCGAGCAGCGCCTCCGTCGGCAGTGCAAACCCCTCGCCCAGCGCAATGGCCTGGTAGGGGGTGGCCGATATTCTGGCAGAAAAAGCATAGTGTGGAAAGGAAGGCGCGGTGTCCAGCACCCGCCCCGCCGCCTGTACCAGGGCCTGAATCAGCAGGTTGGAACCCGGCGAGACCACCAGGCCCTCCATCGGCCAGTCCAGATATGCCGAAAGTATTTCGCGCACATCCTCGGCGTGGAGGGGAGGGTAGCGGTTGAAATCCAGGTGCTGCAAACGCTGTAGAACCCGCTGCTTAAGTTCAGCAGGCAGATCGTACGGGCTCTCGTTCTGGTCGAGCTTGACAGATGCTTCTACCTTTTTGTAGGGGTAGCTGGGCAGCCCTTGGAGATGGGGTTTGAAAGCCTTCACCCCCCGATTGTGGGGAGTCTGGGGTTCAGAGTCAAGGGTAGCAGCGCACGAGCTCCACGGCCAATACCAATGGTCATCGGCAAGACTCGGTGGGCCGCTCTCCCAACCCGGGCGGTTAGACTGACCAGATTTGGCGACCCCTACAAGAGCGCCCTCCTCATTCCAACCGTGAACCCAGTACCAATGCGGCAGCACACCGTTGCGTAGGCTGGGGCCATGCGGATCGGGATGGTGTGCTATCCGGGCCTGGGCGGGAGCGGCATTGTGGCCTCGGAGCTGGCCGACCGGCTGGCCCGAAGGGGGCACCGGGTTTTCTTGTTTGCGACCGAGCTGCCCATGCGTTTGCCGGAGGACAGCCCGGTGCAGTTTATGCCGGTAGAGGTGCCCAATTATCCGGTTTTTCCGGCCCCCCTCTACACCCTGGCCCTGGCGGGAGCCCTGGAGCGCGCCATCCGGGAGGAGCACCTCGAGCTTCTCCACACCCACTATGCCATCCCCCACGCGGTGGCTGCCGAGCTGGCCGCCGAAGGCCGCATTCCGTTGGTGCACACGCTGCA includes:
- a CDS encoding metallophosphoesterase, which translates into the protein MKVIAIGDLHADFPRLWRALKNSYAVGEDWLPSDPLRRGTYRVVLMGDLVHPKLLADYRRLTGLEDYDPNNPDHLRMAARAQIRELMRIKRFQEAAPKHITILMGNHDHAAITGEMVLGNAHLEHKEFHPELGGVEFPEDLKNWFQTFPAQVNLYGVNFAHVGPVPWLQTYDEMFYNGREAKEWWLHNADYVERMGYRFGVYGHTVMKNGILVKDKLALIDALDKDQYLELILDEDKLDWEIVEIPPVGATFQ
- the hisB gene encoding imidazoleglycerol-phosphate dehydratase HisB, with the protein product MRSANIERNTAETQIKLSLNLDGASQGSISTGLGFLDHMLLAFQRHGRFGLVVEAKGDLAVDVHHLVEDMGIALGMALRQAVGDARGLERYGEASVPMDETLVQVVLDFSGRSHLAFVPEELGIEGSAGGLNAYHLREFLRGLCNHAGLTLHVRLLAGREAHHVLEATFKALARALYQATRLTRSDLPSTKEVL
- a CDS encoding Rad52/Rad22 family DNA repair protein translates to MNDVWEMLSEPFPPEELAWRVEALSKDKRRALVAPYLDARAVLDRLDEVVGIHGWQDTYEVLHTPTNAAGHYAVKCRLTVMDISKEDVGEGDSFKAAFADALLRTAMKFGLGRHLYHLEKQWVDHNPETGLFHPPHTPEVASHKRTPSEAPSRPESTPTPLEAKPEPQELIDRLIERLKEEGLGKQAAQIVMKYGGYGKHPDETRKLYGELRALLKGQAS
- the hisH gene encoding imidazole glycerol phosphate synthase subunit HisH, giving the protein MKTLLIDYGSGNLHSAAKALQATGYTVTISADPTQIDRHDLLVLPGQGHFGQVMRSFEASGFEEGVRRHIAAGKPFLGICVGMQILFEGSEEAPTTPGLGLVPGRLARFQAPRVPQMGWNTVEYQPPFAQLSGRFFYFVHSYYAPLVDGSIGITDYSGTRFTALYARANVVAPQFHPEKSGAVGLALLGAIRRYFADRC
- a CDS encoding right-handed parallel beta-helix repeat-containing protein — encoded protein: MKRFLGVVLMFWVGHSWAQPLPEVPASDVQAFVAQAQRGGRVAMREGVYRLDRPLILNNPVELVGTGSKKTVLASKAEGQLIRFNSTGKSSATGIAFEHQGTAQAYVIYIQAGDVTLNDVAVSGAMRDEANRQGGSGIIVWNNAKLTLNKSVVFKNQLEGVAALAQSQVVINDSDISENQGSGLSLYDDSTGQVNNTLFELNQASGLEVLLRSKLSLENSDVQQNGEFGLFVADTAVATLKMNTIQQNTYSGILARDQAQVNLENNDILSNKESGVFYVGSATGAVRSNLVEKNTINGIAVSEKARIQVINNMVRSNAEFGIYAEKEALLVAQQNTIESSGYSGILARDSVQAILERNLLQSNGEYGIFFVGNAGGRVQGNECKQNKRVDLYLEKTSKPTVGENACKVERQP
- the rsmA gene encoding 16S rRNA (adenine(1518)-N(6)/adenine(1519)-N(6))-dimethyltransferase RsmA; its protein translation is MNLTSPKVVRELLERYGLRADKRFGQNFLVEKGYLDKIVQTVGFTPGETVYEVGPGLGTLTRALAEAGARVISLEMDRRLEAAYTETLAGLTAQIVWGDALAFDWASVPPQSLFAGNLPYNIATPLITLLLRSGRFRRMVVLVQKEVALRMTAQPGTPEYGLLSLRVQYHAQARRIVDLPPGAFFPPPRVTSSVVCLNPNTNPDHPALFRLIEAAFAQRRKTLLNALKAAGYDPGKVSQALWALNLPPQVRGEALSLQQFEQFLDRIS
- a CDS encoding histidinol-phosphate transaminase, with product MKAFKPHLQGLPSYPYKKVEASVKLDQNESPYDLPAELKQRVLQRLQHLDFNRYPPLHAEDVREILSAYLDWPMEGLVVSPGSNLLIQALVQAAGRVLDTAPSFPHYAFSARISATPYQAIALGEGFALPTEALLEALQETPAVLFLPNPHAPTAQLFAESDIRRLADTAAQTGGLLVIDEAYHQFSGTDYAWLARANPHVALLRTFSKAWGLGGIRAGYLMASPEVCNVVQNFVPPFGLPAHTAQVLLTVLESPGYVQAIVQTLTSERERLFQALQPHPTWKVYPSQTNFLLIRTPDAATAYNALLEQGILVRRQDHYLGLEGCIRVSVGTPQENQRFLEVAFSLVEVPHA
- a CDS encoding carbohydrate kinase family protein, with the translated sequence MRFFVVGDVSVDLIYFLERIPEPGEEVPAQRALMKPGGAGGTLAAHLASLGNKVYLASRVGNDPFRSVALSQLEKAGVDLKYLQVDSEQTTSSILILLIPGGERSMISAGGASRYLDVAEFKAKMLDQIDAVVFSAYAFVGGPQRQYAINALDAARKRDLPIFADLGTGAVRAAGKELLDILRGVPYLLMNQVELLALTGATSISEGVNELKGWGLETVIVKVGALGSIVITPTRQELVEPYPLEEVVDTTGSGDAFTATFAHAILQGKDPFMAARLGNLAGSLAATAIGGQGRLITEKDLLQAR